One genomic segment of Euzebya sp. includes these proteins:
- the glgX gene encoding glycogen debranching protein GlgX, producing the protein MTTTDPAAQDVRAWPGEPYPLGATFDGVGTNFSLFSEHADGVELCLFDDDGTETRVAIHEVTGYCWHAYLPDVGPGQMYGYRVHGPYDPASGKRFNPAKLLIDPYAKAVTGVAGDRTPGMIDWDEAVFAYPFGEPDERNDADSAPFVPRSIVVNPWFDWEGDRQLRTPMHESVIYEVHVKGFTATHPDVPEELRGTYAGLATEPAIAHLRDLGVTAVELLPVHQFVHHSHLVEKDLRNYWGYDSIAYLAPHHEYAATDRVGGQVQEFKQMVRALHAAGIEVILDVVYNHTGEGNHMGPHLSLRGVDNESYYRLVDDDPRYYMDYTGTGNSLNARSPFVLQLIMDSLRYWVTEMHVDGFRFDLASTLARELHDVDKLSAFFDIIQQDPVISQVKLIAEPWDVGEGGYQVGNFPPVWSEWNGLYRDTVRDFWRGEPATLGEFAQRLTGSSDLYQSDTRRPMASINFVTAHDGFTLADLVSYNEKHNEANGEGGNDGSDDNRSWNHGAEGPTDDPEVLALRARQQRNILATVLLSQGVPMVLGGDELGRTQGGNNNAYCQDNEISWFDWSPDAVDADLLEFAQRAIAFRRAHPVFRRRRWFEGQSIRGTGLEDIGWFRPDGEEMDDEDWNVGHARSLAVFMNGKGIRTPGAQGEPIVDDDFLVVFNAAPDEVTFTLPSALGDSWAVQMDTARGGWIDPDDEAADEDPVTEVTLEGRSMVLLTRPR; encoded by the coding sequence ATGACCACGACTGACCCCGCAGCCCAGGACGTCCGCGCCTGGCCCGGCGAGCCCTACCCCCTCGGCGCCACCTTCGACGGCGTCGGCACCAACTTCAGCCTGTTCAGCGAGCACGCCGACGGGGTCGAGCTGTGCCTGTTCGACGACGACGGCACCGAGACCCGCGTCGCCATCCACGAGGTGACGGGGTACTGCTGGCACGCCTACCTCCCGGACGTCGGTCCGGGGCAGATGTACGGCTACCGGGTCCACGGTCCGTACGACCCCGCCTCGGGGAAGCGCTTCAACCCGGCCAAGCTGCTGATCGACCCCTACGCGAAGGCCGTCACCGGCGTGGCGGGCGACCGCACCCCGGGGATGATCGACTGGGACGAGGCGGTGTTCGCCTACCCCTTCGGCGAGCCGGACGAGCGGAACGACGCGGACTCCGCGCCGTTCGTGCCGCGCAGCATCGTGGTCAACCCGTGGTTCGACTGGGAGGGCGACCGCCAGCTCCGCACCCCGATGCACGAGTCGGTCATCTACGAGGTGCACGTCAAGGGCTTCACCGCCACCCACCCCGACGTCCCCGAGGAGCTCCGCGGCACCTACGCGGGCCTGGCGACCGAGCCGGCGATCGCCCACCTGCGGGACCTCGGCGTGACCGCGGTGGAGCTGCTGCCGGTCCACCAGTTCGTCCACCACTCCCACCTCGTCGAGAAGGACCTGCGGAACTACTGGGGGTACGACTCGATCGCCTACCTGGCCCCCCACCACGAGTACGCGGCCACCGACCGCGTCGGCGGGCAGGTCCAGGAGTTCAAGCAGATGGTCCGCGCCCTCCACGCGGCCGGCATCGAGGTCATCCTCGACGTGGTCTACAACCACACCGGCGAGGGCAACCACATGGGCCCGCACCTGTCGCTCCGCGGGGTGGACAACGAGTCGTACTACCGGCTCGTCGACGACGACCCCCGGTACTACATGGACTACACGGGCACGGGGAACTCGCTCAACGCCCGCAGCCCCTTCGTGCTGCAGCTGATCATGGACAGCCTGCGGTACTGGGTGACCGAGATGCACGTCGACGGGTTCCGCTTCGACCTCGCGTCCACGCTCGCCCGCGAGCTGCACGACGTCGACAAGCTGAGCGCGTTCTTCGACATCATCCAGCAGGACCCCGTCATCAGCCAGGTGAAGCTGATCGCCGAGCCGTGGGACGTCGGGGAGGGCGGCTACCAGGTCGGCAACTTCCCGCCGGTCTGGTCGGAGTGGAACGGCCTGTACCGCGACACCGTCCGGGACTTCTGGCGCGGGGAGCCGGCGACGCTCGGCGAGTTCGCCCAGCGCCTGACCGGGTCGAGCGACCTGTACCAGTCCGACACGCGCCGGCCGATGGCGTCGATCAACTTCGTCACCGCCCACGACGGCTTCACCCTCGCGGACCTGGTCAGCTACAACGAGAAGCACAACGAGGCCAACGGCGAGGGCGGCAACGACGGCTCGGACGACAACCGGTCCTGGAACCACGGGGCGGAGGGGCCGACGGACGACCCGGAGGTCCTCGCGCTCCGCGCCCGTCAGCAGCGGAACATCCTGGCGACCGTCCTCCTCAGCCAGGGCGTGCCGATGGTCCTCGGCGGCGACGAGCTCGGCCGCACGCAGGGCGGCAACAACAACGCCTACTGCCAGGACAACGAGATCAGCTGGTTCGACTGGTCACCCGACGCCGTCGACGCCGATCTGCTCGAGTTCGCCCAGCGGGCGATCGCGTTCCGCCGCGCCCACCCCGTCTTCCGGCGCCGCCGGTGGTTCGAGGGGCAGAGCATCCGCGGGACCGGCCTCGAGGACATCGGCTGGTTCAGGCCGGACGGCGAGGAGATGGACGACGAGGACTGGAACGTCGGCCACGCCCGGTCCCTGGCGGTGTTCATGAACGGCAAGGGCATCCGCACTCCCGGCGCCCAGGGCGAGCCGATCGTCGACGACGACTTCCTGGTCGTGTTCAACGCCGCCCCCGACGAGGTGACGTTCACCCTCCCCAGCGCCCTCGGGGACAGCTGGGCGGTGCAGATGGACACCGCGCGGGGCGGCTGGATCGACCCGGACGACGAGGCCGCGGACGAGGACCCGGTCACCGAGGTCACCCTCGAGGGCCGGTCGATGGTCCTCCTGACCCGACCCCGCTGA